From Nitrososphaerota archaeon, the proteins below share one genomic window:
- a CDS encoding inorganic phosphate transporter encodes MTINTEIILLGAGFATSFFLAFNLGANDAATPTDTAVNAGALTVKQAIILFSIFTALGALTEGFKVMKTIGKGVVLGEIDIVGAFTIVLAANIWILLCSYIGMEISVTHSIIGSIMGYGLIKYGLYGLNLSIIQNIIISWLTSPFIAIIISFLLYKVLLIIMQYIEIDERIFRLLLIISLCFSAYSFGVNDIGNATGAYVTIAEKIGKVPDIQAMFLLSIFGSIGVLTGGIILGPRVIETVAYKITRLNLAAGFAAELSNALVVYLFSVVPYMLIGYGIPVSTSLASVGAIIGAGLARGGKRSVNKITILQLASFWILTLPATAIISVSAYFLIIQLIQLL; translated from the coding sequence ATGACCATTAATACAGAAATAATTCTTCTTGGAGCAGGATTTGCAACTTCCTTTTTCCTTGCATTTAATTTAGGAGCTAATGATGCTGCTACCCCAACTGATACGGCTGTTAATGCAGGTGCTTTAACAGTAAAACAAGCAATAATATTATTTTCAATATTTACAGCATTAGGTGCGCTTACAGAAGGATTTAAAGTAATGAAAACTATAGGTAAAGGAGTTGTTTTAGGTGAAATAGATATTGTAGGAGCGTTTACGATAGTTTTAGCAGCCAATATATGGATATTATTATGCTCATATATAGGAATGGAAATCTCAGTTACACATTCAATTATAGGTTCTATTATGGGCTATGGATTAATAAAATATGGATTATATGGATTAAATTTATCAATTATTCAGAATATTATCATAAGTTGGTTAACTTCCCCTTTTATAGCAATTATAATTTCTTTCCTTTTGTATAAAGTATTATTAATAATTATGCAATATATTGAAATAGATGAAAGAATTTTTAGATTATTGCTTATAATTTCATTATGTTTTTCAGCATATTCTTTTGGAGTAAATGATATAGGAAATGCTACAGGAGCGTACGTAACAATTGCTGAAAAAATAGGCAAAGTACCAGATATACAAGCAATGTTTTTATTATCGATATTTGGAAGTATAGGGGTATTAACTGGAGGAATAATTTTAGGACCTAGAGTTATAGAAACAGTTGCATATAAAATAACTAGATTAAATTTAGCAGCAGGATTTGCAGCTGAGTTATCTAATGCATTAGTAGTTTATTTATTTTCAGTAGTTCCATATATGTTAATTGGATATGGAATACCTGTATCGACTTCTCTTGCATCTGTTGGAGCAATTATTGGAGCAGGATTAGCAAGAGGCGGAAAAAGATCAGTGAATAAAATAACAATTTTACAATTAGCATCATTTTGGATATTAACTCTTCCAGCTACAGCTATTATTTCAGTTAGCGCCTATTTTTTAATAATACAATTAATACAATTATTATAA
- a CDS encoding preprotein translocase subunit Sec61beta: MSRRKRKEAPIPSSAAGLLRFFEEETKGFKIPPIVIIILSFTLIAAILILQRVAPI; encoded by the coding sequence ATGAGTCGCAGGAAAAGAAAGGAAGCTCCTATACCTTCTTCAGCAGCAGGATTATTAAGATTTTTTGAGGAGGAAACAAAAGGATTTAAAATACCTCCTATAGTAATAATAATTCTTTCATTTACATTAATAGCAGCAATTTTAATTCTTCAAAGGGTTGCGCCAATATAA
- a CDS encoding ATPase domain-containing protein: protein MEKIKMFSKIETGIKSLDNEINGGYPIKKLTLIYGEEKSGKTSLALQAAINNSLKNRKTIWIDCGMHLHPERINIALENRNIEKDLIIFLRPKTFEEQTRIIEEVPFLMNEKIKLIIFENYNELHRIIFGDIKKDLSIFKDLSFQIAYLKNIAFKWEVPLIVTAQVHEVLIGGGTIEEPVAARISKYWADIIIKLQNLVGRNVKKMIIEKGGKSEKKEVFFKITKDGVEEVYEN, encoded by the coding sequence ATGGAAAAAATAAAGATGTTTTCAAAAATAGAGACTGGAATAAAAAGTTTAGATAATGAAATAAATGGAGGATATCCAATAAAGAAATTAACATTAATATATGGTGAAGAAAAAAGTGGGAAAACAAGCTTAGCACTTCAAGCAGCTATAAATAATTCTTTAAAAAATAGAAAAACTATATGGATAGATTGCGGAATGCATTTACATCCTGAAAGAATAAATATAGCATTAGAGAATAGGAATATTGAAAAAGATTTAATAATATTTTTAAGACCTAAAACTTTTGAAGAACAAACAAGAATAATAGAAGAAGTCCCATTCTTAATGAATGAAAAAATAAAATTAATAATATTTGAAAATTATAATGAATTACATAGAATAATTTTTGGAGATATAAAAAAGGATTTATCAATATTTAAAGATTTATCCTTTCAAATAGCATATTTAAAAAATATAGCTTTTAAATGGGAAGTGCCATTAATAGTAACAGCGCAAGTACATGAAGTATTAATTGGAGGGGGGACGATAGAAGAACCTGTTGCAGCAAGAATTTCAAAATACTGGGCGGATATAATAATAAAACTTCAAAATCTAGTAGGAAGGAATGTTAAGAAAATGATAATAGAAAAAGGAGGGAAAAGTGAAAAAAAAGAAGTATTTTTTAAAATAACTAAAGATGGTGTTGAAGAAGTATATGAAAATTAA
- a CDS encoding ferritin-like domain-containing protein translates to MGSRKVSKELLELLNEAIAAELQVSIQYMWQHVQWRGVKGFAVQEELKKIAITEMKHAEAIAERLFYLGGIPTTQPKPIIVGENLKEMIERDKKDEESAIQLYNKIIEVAKKENDEVTHRLFREILADEEEHHDFFSSLLEEI, encoded by the coding sequence ATGGGGAGTAGAAAAGTTTCAAAAGAGTTATTAGAATTATTAAACGAAGCAATAGCAGCAGAATTACAAGTTTCAATACAATATATGTGGCAGCATGTACAATGGAGAGGTGTAAAAGGTTTTGCAGTGCAAGAAGAATTAAAGAAAATAGCAATAACAGAAATGAAACATGCAGAAGCAATCGCTGAAAGACTTTTTTATCTTGGTGGAATTCCAACAACTCAACCAAAACCAATTATTGTTGGAGAAAACCTTAAAGAAATGATAGAAAGAGATAAAAAAGATGAAGAAAGTGCTATTCAATTATATAATAAAATAATAGAAGTAGCTAAAAAAGAAAACGATGAAGTTACACATAGATTATTTAGAGAGATATTAGCAGATGAAGAAGAACATCACGACTTTTTCTCGAGTCTTTTAGAAGAGATATAA
- a CDS encoding DUF47 family protein: MFKYGHASVWFGRKREKAILTFCKKHFDKVFETIIHFKEFIEAFKIDDLEKIKASFKNIFDIEREADDIKENIIDELSRGPLHPIDREDIIRMVMTVDDIAANIKSGARKLTYVNSKLVPLDIKNGMLEIADKIHEEAKFLGEALNMLIDNPNEAIELCERVERIEEEIDDKRVELMNKVLDWANEIKIIKQWTMIKEAIENIEAAADYIENSADVIRSLVILSSI, from the coding sequence TTGTTTAAATATGGACATGCTAGTGTATGGTTTGGAAGAAAAAGAGAAAAAGCAATATTAACTTTTTGTAAAAAACATTTCGATAAAGTTTTTGAAACAATTATTCATTTTAAGGAATTTATTGAAGCTTTTAAAATAGACGATTTAGAAAAAATAAAAGCTTCTTTTAAAAATATTTTTGACATAGAAAGAGAAGCTGATGATATTAAAGAAAATATAATAGATGAGCTCTCTAGAGGTCCTTTACATCCAATAGATAGAGAAGATATAATTAGAATGGTCATGACCGTGGATGATATTGCTGCAAATATTAAATCGGGTGCTAGAAAACTTACATATGTAAATTCTAAATTAGTTCCACTTGATATAAAAAACGGAATGTTAGAAATTGCAGATAAGATTCATGAAGAAGCTAAATTTTTAGGAGAAGCACTAAATATGCTTATAGATAATCCTAATGAAGCAATAGAATTATGTGAAAGAGTTGAACGTATTGAAGAAGAAATAGACGATAAAAGAGTTGAATTAATGAATAAAGTATTAGATTGGGCTAATGAAATAAAAATTATTAAGCAATGGACAATGATTAAAGAAGCAATTGAAAATATTGAAGCAGCTGCTGATTATATAGAAAATAGTGCAGATGTTATTAGAAGTTTAGTAATTCTTTCATCAATTTAA
- a CDS encoding TMEM165/GDT1 family protein, which yields MSAEINSLITAFTFIFLAELGDKTQITTIILAAKLCSPIIVLIGIMLAFSIITGIGIIFGVKILRLLPRKYLKILTFILFITFGSFSIFNIL from the coding sequence GTGAGTGCAGAAATAAATTCATTAATAACTGCTTTTACTTTTATATTTTTAGCAGAATTAGGAGATAAAACACAAATAACTACAATTATTTTAGCAGCAAAACTTTGTTCTCCTATAATTGTATTAATAGGCATTATGCTTGCATTTTCAATTATAACTGGAATCGGTATAATTTTTGGAGTGAAAATTTTAAGATTATTACCTAGAAAATACTTAAAAATTTTAACTTTTATTTTATTCATAACTTTTGGTTCCTTCTCCATTTTTAATATTTTATAA
- a CDS encoding MazG nucleotide pyrophosphohydrolase domain-containing protein produces the protein MNIKEFQEKMREIYFEKDYKRGINETFKLLVEEVNELGEGIFKKDVENIKSEVADVLAWLASLCNLLNIDLEKAALEKYNDKCPKCGLKPCSCKE, from the coding sequence TTGAATATTAAAGAATTTCAAGAAAAAATGAGAGAAATATATTTTGAAAAAGATTATAAAAGAGGAATAAATGAGACATTTAAACTATTAGTTGAAGAAGTAAATGAGTTAGGTGAAGGAATATTTAAAAAAGATGTAGAAAATATTAAAAGTGAAGTTGCGGATGTATTAGCCTGGCTTGCAAGCCTATGTAATCTTTTAAATATAGATTTAGAAAAAGCAGCGTTAGAAAAATATAATGATAAATGCCCTAAATGTGGTTTAAAACCTTGTTCATGTAAAGAATAA
- a CDS encoding winged helix-turn-helix domain-containing protein, protein MFEEIDPRAYLQKIRNNKKGIRTRSKIIKILKRNRKLTIKEISEMVLRSKTVIRRHLRNLEREGIITKNRIGKTNIYSLTGIGQKQLTEY, encoded by the coding sequence ATGTTTGAAGAAATAGATCCAAGGGCTTATCTTCAAAAAATTAGAAATAATAAAAAAGGAATAAGAACACGTTCAAAAATAATAAAAATTTTAAAAAGAAATAGAAAACTTACCATAAAAGAAATATCTGAAATGGTTTTAAGATCAAAAACAGTAATAAGAAGACATTTAAGAAATTTAGAAAGAGAAGGGATAATAACAAAAAATAGGATTGGAAAAACCAATATATACTCATTAACGGGAATTGGACAAAAACAATTAACGGAATATTAA
- a CDS encoding copper-translocating P-type ATPase: MEQHHKHHARHIEEFKKKFLISIILTIPILIFSEMIRSWFNLSLIIPLQKYFLFFLSSIVYIYGGSPFIKGLFQEIKNRKPGMMTLIGTAISFAFFYSTGTAFFINGKDFFWELATLIDVMLLGHWIEAKSVLGASRALEEIIKIMPTFAHLLKNGEIIDTPISNLKKGDIVLVRPGEKIPSDGIVIEGESFVNEAFLTGESKPIHKEKGDNVIGGSINEEGVLKVRIEKIGEETYISQVIKLVKQAQESKSRIQDLANRAAALLFYIALVTGIVTYLAWFLIGNIDFALERSVTVMVIACPHALGLAIPLVVALSISITSKSGILIRDRKAFEMIRNIDAIVFDKTGTLTLGKFGVSDIVSFINEEDFLKFSAGVELNSEHVIAKAIVEYAKDKKIEIPQVEEFKAIPGKGVYGKIFGKEVYVGGPNLLKEFKIEMKDERIKNLQEQSKTIIFTIIDGKLAGAFALSDKIREESYGAIKKIKENGIKVYMLTGDTKEVAKWVAKELNIDDYFAQVLPHEKVEKIKFLKEKGYRVAMVGDGINDAPALVTADVGIAIGAGTDIAIESADIILVKNDPRDVIKIIDFSRKTYSKMVQNLWWAAGYNIFAIPLATGIFHNLGIIISPAIGALIMSLSTIIVAFNSQTLRKYEPKIPGFIEKEQIFIDPVCGMEVRPEDAYSKIEYEGHVIYFCSKKCEEKFKINPKKYL; encoded by the coding sequence ATGGAACAACATCATAAGCATCATGCTCGCCATATAGAAGAATTTAAGAAAAAATTCTTAATTTCTATAATACTTACGATCCCTATTCTGATTTTCTCTGAAATGATTCGATCCTGGTTTAACTTAAGTTTGATTATACCCCTTCAAAAATATTTTTTATTCTTTCTATCCTCGATTGTATATATTTATGGCGGATCACCTTTTATAAAAGGTTTATTTCAAGAAATAAAGAATCGAAAACCAGGAATGATGACACTTATAGGCACAGCTATTTCGTTCGCTTTCTTTTATTCTACTGGAACAGCTTTCTTTATAAATGGAAAAGATTTTTTCTGGGAACTTGCAACTCTTATTGATGTAATGCTCCTTGGACATTGGATAGAAGCTAAAAGTGTTTTAGGGGCTTCAAGAGCTTTAGAAGAAATTATTAAAATAATGCCTACATTTGCCCATCTTTTAAAAAATGGTGAAATTATTGATACTCCAATTTCAAATTTAAAGAAAGGTGATATTGTTCTTGTTCGTCCAGGTGAAAAAATACCATCAGATGGTATAGTAATTGAAGGTGAATCTTTTGTTAATGAAGCTTTTCTAACCGGAGAATCAAAGCCTATTCATAAAGAAAAGGGAGATAATGTTATAGGCGGTTCTATAAATGAGGAAGGAGTATTAAAAGTTAGGATAGAAAAAATAGGGGAAGAAACTTATATATCACAAGTAATAAAATTGGTTAAGCAAGCTCAGGAAAGTAAATCAAGAATCCAAGATTTAGCAAATAGGGCAGCAGCTCTTCTCTTTTATATTGCTCTTGTAACAGGAATTGTAACCTATTTAGCATGGTTTTTAATTGGTAATATTGATTTTGCACTTGAAAGATCTGTTACAGTTATGGTTATAGCTTGTCCACATGCTTTAGGTTTAGCGATACCACTTGTTGTCGCTCTCTCAATTTCTATAACTTCGAAAAGTGGCATTCTTATAAGAGATAGAAAAGCTTTTGAAATGATTAGGAATATAGATGCTATCGTTTTTGATAAAACTGGAACATTAACATTAGGTAAATTTGGCGTTAGTGATATTGTTTCTTTTATTAATGAAGAAGATTTTCTAAAATTTTCTGCAGGTGTTGAACTTAATTCAGAGCATGTAATAGCAAAGGCTATTGTAGAATATGCAAAAGATAAAAAAATAGAAATACCTCAAGTTGAAGAATTTAAAGCAATACCAGGTAAAGGTGTTTATGGAAAAATCTTTGGTAAGGAAGTTTATGTAGGAGGTCCAAATCTTTTAAAAGAATTTAAAATAGAAATGAAAGATGAAAGAATAAAAAATCTTCAAGAACAAAGTAAAACTATTATTTTCACTATTATTGATGGGAAACTTGCTGGCGCTTTTGCTCTTTCTGATAAAATAAGAGAAGAATCTTATGGAGCAATAAAAAAAATAAAAGAAAATGGAATAAAAGTTTACATGCTTACAGGTGATACAAAAGAAGTTGCTAAATGGGTTGCAAAAGAACTTAATATCGATGATTATTTCGCTCAAGTTTTACCTCATGAAAAAGTGGAAAAAATTAAATTTCTAAAAGAAAAAGGTTATAGAGTTGCTATGGTTGGAGACGGTATTAATGATGCTCCAGCTCTTGTTACAGCAGATGTTGGTATAGCTATAGGTGCTGGAACAGATATAGCAATAGAAAGTGCAGATATAATACTTGTGAAGAACGATCCTAGGGATGTTATAAAAATTATCGATTTTTCACGAAAAACATATTCAAAAATGGTTCAAAATTTATGGTGGGCAGCAGGATATAATATTTTTGCAATACCATTAGCAACAGGTATTTTTCACAATCTGGGTATAATTATAAGTCCTGCTATTGGAGCTTTAATAATGTCTTTAAGTACTATTATAGTTGCTTTTAATAGTCAAACCTTAAGAAAATATGAGCCAAAAATACCTGGATTTATTGAAAAAGAACAAATATTCATAGATCCTGTTTGTGGAATGGAAGTAAGACCTGAAGATGCCTATAGTAAAATTGAGTATGAAGGCCATGTTATTTATTTTTGTTCAAAAAAATGTGAAGAAAAATTTAAAATCAATCCAAAGAAATATTTATAA
- a CDS encoding Clp1/GlmU family protein has translation MNITNLNINKGSSLFVKGPASIILKNGTLNAFDYIVPIKKNILIRPYRAIPFYAVEDSLVDVRIKSNEDISIFNEDLIPKDWREKADEIIKNSKSTIVFGGVDSGKTSFCCLLLNRCLKSKSKVFFMDIDPGQSNIGPPTMISVSKVNEPTIDVFRLNVFNAYPIGYTSPSYCIDSCISNISKLLKEVIDYGFDFLVIDSDGWVDGIDAIKYKLKILEVCSPDNTIVLENTSNSFKEELKKAGVNFLEISSPKNIFARNMDARKKIREFSYGKYLFGGCIRTIQSSWIKISFIDKSKEQLMEDYLSSLPKTIEQIEKPEIENKVSDIKKGLLSYLYDSTNKFIGIALTLDFDKKKKFLKIYTNVKSSIAKIIIGNMILDSEGKEIYQEMTKQ, from the coding sequence ATGAATATTACAAATTTGAATATTAATAAAGGGTCATCCCTCTTTGTTAAAGGACCCGCATCTATTATACTTAAAAATGGGACGTTGAATGCTTTTGATTATATTGTTCCAATTAAAAAGAATATACTTATTCGTCCCTACAGAGCAATACCTTTCTATGCAGTAGAAGATAGTTTAGTCGATGTAAGAATTAAAAGTAATGAAGATATTTCTATTTTTAATGAAGATTTAATTCCAAAGGATTGGCGAGAAAAAGCTGATGAAATAATTAAAAATAGTAAAAGCACAATCGTTTTTGGTGGAGTAGACTCTGGAAAAACTTCTTTCTGTTGTTTATTATTGAATAGATGTTTAAAAAGTAAAAGTAAAGTATTTTTTATGGATATTGATCCTGGTCAATCAAATATTGGACCACCTACAATGATAAGTGTCTCTAAAGTTAATGAACCTACTATAGATGTTTTTAGACTAAATGTTTTTAATGCATACCCTATAGGGTATACTAGCCCATCATATTGCATCGATTCATGTATTTCGAATATTTCTAAACTTTTAAAAGAGGTTATAGATTACGGTTTTGATTTTTTAGTGATAGATTCTGATGGATGGGTTGATGGAATAGATGCTATAAAATATAAATTGAAAATTTTAGAAGTTTGTTCTCCAGATAATACTATTGTTCTAGAAAATACAAGCAATAGTTTTAAAGAAGAATTAAAAAAAGCCGGAGTAAATTTTCTAGAAATAAGCTCTCCTAAAAATATTTTTGCAAGAAATATGGATGCTAGAAAAAAAATACGTGAATTTTCTTATGGAAAATATTTATTTGGTGGATGCATTAGAACTATTCAATCTTCATGGATTAAAATATCTTTTATTGATAAAAGTAAAGAACAATTAATGGAGGATTATTTATCAAGTTTACCTAAAACAATAGAACAAATAGAAAAACCAGAAATTGAAAATAAAGTAAGTGATATTAAAAAAGGTTTATTATCCTATCTTTATGATTCTACAAATAAATTTATAGGAATAGCTCTTACTTTAGATTTTGATAAAAAGAAAAAATTTTTAAAAATTTATACAAATGTAAAATCTAGTATAGCTAAAATAATCATAGGGAATATGATTTTAGATAGTGAAGGAAAAGAAATTTATCAAGAAATGACTAAACAATAA